From a region of the Hemiscyllium ocellatum isolate sHemOce1 unplaced genomic scaffold, sHemOce1.pat.X.cur. scaffold_532_pat_ctg1, whole genome shotgun sequence genome:
- the LOC132813913 gene encoding uncharacterized protein LOC132813913 produces MLCHCVLPLLGVFANLLSLSSSQNGIIASPVSTSPESAVTASNSAQPLSLSQMLLMASTSSDALIPLASASSPPISALTGQDVSVSEEVRSSTVDDFRPFEQTTSSSTGFPQILTSDFSSGSTVAITSMSQSSESTTQSSTFPVFKPSTQTNPSTIIESSTQPSPSTIIESSAQPSPSTIIESSAQPSPSTIIESSTQPSPSTIIESSAQPSPSTIIESSAQPSPSTIIESSTLTNHSQVFDSSSHSPVTSAVTSQSASPPTQSRTISLYLIIPLILGLAFIIIIIVSCLLARRKRGHSQAFVLQAGKRKKKTDDTWAGKVTLPEDGESNEAAEDKKDEDLSSKRLSLSTFKRKSMAPTSSVLDVEKGPDLELEVQEPLLSNGLSSGSIVPQDAPSQPNNTVSKNENGVVPVNDLPPPDPPLDTSQGLAPESEAPKTAF; encoded by the coding sequence ATGCTGTGTCATTGTGTTCTCCCCTTGCTCGGAGTCTTTGCAAATCTTCTTTCATTGTCTTCGAGTCAGAATGGGATCATTGCATCGCCTGTTTCAACATCTCCTGAATCTGCCGTGACAGCTTCTAATTCTGCCCAGCCCCTATCTCTTAGCCAAATGTTGTTGATGGCTTCCACAAGTTCGGATGCATTGATCCCTCTCGCTAGTGCTTCCAGCCCACCTATCTCTGCCCTAACTGGACAAGATGTCTCTGTCAGTGAGGAAGTGAGATCTTCAACAGTTGATGACTTCAGGCCCTTTGAGCAGACCACCAGCAGCAGCACAGGCTTCCCACAAATCCTCACTTCGGACTTTTCATCAGGCAGCACTGTAGCCATCACCTCGATGAGTCAATCGAGTGAGTCAACAACTCAATCCAGCACATTTCCAGTCTTCAAACCTTCAACTCAAACCAATCCATCCACTATCATCGAATCTTCAACTCAGCCCAGTCCCTCCACTATCATCGAATCTTCAGCTCAGCCCAGTCCCTCCACTATCATCGAATCTTCAGCTCAGCCCAGTCCCTCCACTATCATCGAATCTTCAACTCAGCCCAGTCCCTCCACTATCATCGAATCTTCAGCTCAGCCCAGTCCCTCCACTATCATCGAATCTTCAGCTCAGCCCAGTCCCTCCACTATCATCGAATCTTCGACTCTAACAAACCACTCCCAGGTCTTTGATTCCTCCAGCCATAGCCCTGTTACCAGCGCAGTCACCTCGCAGTCTGCCTCTCCACCTACACAATCGAGAACCATCAGTCTATACTTGATCATCCCTCTGATATTGGGCCTCGCcttcattatcatcatcatcgtcaGCTGTTTGTTGGCCAGGAGGAAGAGGGGGCACTCACAGGCCTTTGTACTCCAGGCTgggaagaggaaaaagaaaacagaTGATACCTGGGCAGGAAAAGTCACACTCCCCGAGGATGGAGAGTCCAATGAGGCGGCCGAGGACAAAAAAGATGAGGATTTGAGCTCCAAACGCCTCTCCCTGTCAACTTTCAAAAGGAAGTCCATGGCACCGACATCGTCAGTTCTTGATGTGGAGAAGGGCCCAGACTTGGAACTGGAAGTGCAGGAACCTCTCCTGTCTAATGGCCTGAGCTCAGGAAGTATAGTTCCACAGGACGCACCCTCGCAGCCAAACAACACAGTCTCCAAGAATGAGAATGGTGTGGTTCCTGTCAATGATCTGCCTCCCCCTGACCCACCCCTTGACACTTCCCAGGGGCTGGCACCAGAATCAGAGGCTCCTAAGACTGCTTTCTGA